The Silvanigrella paludirubra genome includes a window with the following:
- a CDS encoding biosynthetic peptidoglycan transglycosylase: MRIFSFNFWFFLLPLWCFLIFIFWFIPWVFLLYSGLLIYFPYKEDGVSRYLRITGPITGIFSTSWTPKKDIPNSCKAALVASEDARFYQHNGVDFESLKKILNENKKSLKTKRGGSTITQQLVKNAFLSRNRSYVRKTREVIGALLLDAVMSKENQIEWYLNIVEFGPNTYGLEEASRRYFKVDSKKLSPSQCVALIAILPSPKKWNQSLEKKRLTQFFIQRYKKIYFNILEMQIASRKEKQLIQNMDFGFVPRSQITQQTPKPEIIIESKEIQGDASNESIDDQDNNEDINNE, from the coding sequence ATGAGAATTTTCTCTTTTAATTTTTGGTTTTTTCTGCTGCCTTTATGGTGCTTTTTAATATTTATATTTTGGTTTATACCATGGGTATTTTTGTTATATTCTGGATTATTAATCTATTTTCCATACAAAGAAGATGGGGTTTCTAGATATTTGAGAATTACAGGACCAATAACCGGTATTTTTTCGACATCTTGGACTCCAAAAAAAGATATTCCAAATTCTTGCAAAGCGGCTTTAGTAGCCTCAGAAGATGCTCGTTTTTATCAACACAATGGGGTTGATTTTGAAAGCCTTAAAAAGATTTTAAATGAAAACAAAAAAAGTTTAAAAACAAAGCGAGGAGGAAGCACAATAACTCAACAGCTTGTTAAAAATGCTTTTTTATCTCGAAATAGGAGTTATGTAAGAAAAACAAGAGAAGTTATTGGTGCGCTTTTGTTAGACGCTGTTATGTCAAAAGAAAATCAAATTGAATGGTATTTAAATATAGTAGAATTTGGTCCAAATACTTATGGGTTAGAAGAAGCTTCTAGGCGTTATTTTAAAGTAGACTCCAAAAAATTATCTCCATCACAATGTGTTGCATTAATAGCAATTTTACCTTCTCCTAAAAAGTGGAATCAAAGTTTAGAAAAAAAAAGATTAACTCAATTCTTTATTCAAAGGTATAAAAAAATTTATTTTAATATTTTGGAAATGCAAATTGCATCGAGGAAAGAAAAACAATTAATTCAAAATATGGATTTTGGGTTTGTTCCAAGATCGCAAATCACTCAACAGACTCCTAAGCCTGAAATTATTATTGAATCAAAAGAAATTCAAGGCGATGCTTCCAATGAAAGTATTGACGATCAAGACAATAATGAAGATATAAATAATGAATAA